AAGGACAACTACCAGCCATTCGACCTGCCGCTGGAGCAGCGCACCTGCCCGACCTTCGAGGACGCCGGCAAGCTCGGCGCCAAGTAGACAACCAATCACCGCAAATATGGACGGCCTCCTCGCGGCCGTCCTGAGAACACGGAGACACCATGCTGTTCGCCATTCACGCCGTCGACCGCGCCGCCGCGCTGCCGACCCGGCTCGCCAATTACGACGCGCACAAGGCCTTTCTGAGCGACACCTCGCGCTTCGGCGTCAAGATCGTGATGTCGGGACCGCTGGTGTCCGACGATGGCCAGACCATGATCGGCAGCCTGTTCCTGATCGAGGCACCGGGCCGCAGCGAGGTCGAAGCCTTCAACCGTGCCGATCCCTTTGCTGCGGCCGGCATCTGGGAAAAGGTCACGATCACCGGCTTCCTGCGCCGGCAGGGCTAAAGCCCCTCCACTTCCTCCGCAAGGTGACATGCCGCCCACTGCGCTGGTCCGGTCGCGCGCAGCGTCGGCTCCTCGACGCGGCAGCGGTCGAAGACGAGCGGGCAGCGGGTGTGGAAACGGCATCCCTTCGGCGGATTGATCGGGCTCGGCACGTCGCCGCCGAGGATGATGGGATTGCGCTTCGCTCCGGGCTCGGGCAGCGGCACCGCGGAGAGCAGCGCCCTCGTATAAGGATGTTTTGGCGCGGCAAAGATCTCGCGGCGGGGCGCCACCTCGACGATCTTGCCGAGATACATCACCGCGACGCGGTGGGTCATGTGCTCGACGATGGCGAGGTCATGACTGATGAACAGCAGTGCCAGACCGAATTTCTGCTGAAGGTCCTGGAGCAGATTGACGATCTGCGCCTTGACCGAGACGTCGAGCGCGGAGACCGCCTCGTCGCAGACGATCAGCTCGGGCTCGGCCGCGAGCGCCCGGGCGATGCCGATGCGCTGGCGCTGGCCGCCCGAGAATTCGTGCGGCCGGCGGTTCAGCGCCTCGCGCGGCAGGCGCACCGTGTCCATCAGCGCGGTGACGCGGACCTCGAGATCTTCCGCGGATTTGGCCAAACCAAAATTACGGATCGGCTCGGCGAGGATGTCGCGCACGCGCATGCGCGGATTGAGGCTCGAGAACGGATCCTGGAACACCACCTGCACGCGGCGGCGCATCTGGCGCATCGTGCTCGGATGGGCGTCGTCGATGCGCTGGCCGTCGAGGATCACCTGCCCTGCGGTGATGTCGAACAGCCGCAGGATGGCGCGGCCGACCGTCGACTTGCC
This is a stretch of genomic DNA from Bradyrhizobium sp. CB2312. It encodes these proteins:
- a CDS encoding YciI family protein, with amino-acid sequence MLFAIHAVDRAAALPTRLANYDAHKAFLSDTSRFGVKIVMSGPLVSDDGQTMIGSLFLIEAPGRSEVEAFNRADPFAAAGIWEKVTITGFLRRQG
- a CDS encoding oligopeptide/dipeptide ABC transporter ATP-binding protein translates to MNVPLLQVNDLKKHFPINRGLFGRKSEFVYAVDGVSFEIARGETLSLVGESGCGKSTVGRAILRLFDITAGQVILDGQRIDDAHPSTMRQMRRRVQVVFQDPFSSLNPRMRVRDILAEPIRNFGLAKSAEDLEVRVTALMDTVRLPREALNRRPHEFSGGQRQRIGIARALAAEPELIVCDEAVSALDVSVKAQIVNLLQDLQQKFGLALLFISHDLAIVEHMTHRVAVMYLGKIVEVAPRREIFAAPKHPYTRALLSAVPLPEPGAKRNPIILGGDVPSPINPPKGCRFHTRCPLVFDRCRVEEPTLRATGPAQWAACHLAEEVEGL